One Flavobacteriales bacterium TMED191 genomic window carries:
- a CDS encoding alpha/beta hydrolase: MKEKYNYIEKGSGPTIILLHGLMGAVSNFETTLNSLPNHGFRVILPMLPLYSMPLLKTNVKQLSKFINKFTEDLNIKKYSILGNSLGGHIGLILALQFPQKIDNLILSGSSGLYENTLGGKFPKRGNYEYIKQKTEEVFFDPSKASKQLVDEVFEIVNNKEKVIRVLMMAKSAIRHNMKDELPKITQKTCIIWGENDKVTPPEVGKEFHQEIQNSDLFWIKKCGHAPMIEQPEIFNQILVNWLNDKKNVNK, from the coding sequence ATGAAAGAGAAGTACAATTATATTGAAAAGGGCTCCGGACCAACTATTATATTGCTCCATGGATTGATGGGAGCAGTTAGTAATTTTGAAACGACTCTCAACAGTCTTCCAAATCATGGATTTAGGGTTATACTTCCTATGCTGCCACTTTACAGTATGCCATTATTAAAAACAAATGTTAAGCAGCTATCCAAGTTTATTAACAAATTTACTGAAGACCTAAACATCAAAAAATACTCTATCCTAGGAAACTCGCTGGGTGGTCATATTGGATTAATATTGGCACTTCAATTTCCTCAAAAAATTGATAATTTGATTTTATCAGGCAGCTCTGGACTTTATGAAAACACCCTTGGAGGCAAATTCCCTAAAAGAGGTAACTATGAATACATAAAACAAAAAACCGAAGAAGTTTTCTTTGACCCCTCAAAAGCTAGCAAGCAACTTGTAGATGAGGTTTTTGAAATTGTAAATAATAAAGAAAAAGTAATTCGAGTACTAATGATGGCTAAATCCGCAATTAGACATAACATGAAAGACGAACTTCCTAAAATCACACAAAAAACATGTATTATTTGGGGAGAAAATGACAAAGTCACACCTCCTGAAGTAGGAAAAGAATTTCATCAAGAAATTCAAAACTCTGATTTATTTTGGATAAAAAAGTGCGGTCACGCTCCAATGATTGAGCAACCAGAAATATTTAACCAGATTCTAGTCAATTGGCTAAATGATAAAAAAAATGTCAATAAATAA
- a CDS encoding division/cell wall cluster transcriptional repressor MraZ: MSAHLIGVYECRLDAKGRFMLPKAFKKQLLTAVDSPFILKRSVFHKCLELFTVEEWNEVVTDINKLNRFVKKNNDFIRMFTAGVKVVELDNTGRLLLPKDLQSFSKINKDIVLSSSGNMIEIWNKNSYEQIINNENIDFATLAEDVMGSKDIKDD, translated from the coding sequence ATGAGTGCACATTTGATAGGTGTTTATGAATGTAGGTTAGATGCTAAAGGCAGATTTATGTTGCCGAAAGCTTTCAAGAAACAGCTTTTAACTGCAGTAGATTCACCCTTTATATTAAAGAGAAGTGTTTTTCATAAATGTTTGGAATTGTTTACAGTAGAAGAATGGAATGAAGTAGTTACAGACATTAATAAATTAAATCGATTTGTTAAAAAGAATAATGATTTTATTAGAATGTTTACTGCTGGAGTGAAAGTTGTTGAACTAGATAATACAGGTAGGCTTTTATTACCAAAAGATTTGCAATCATTCTCGAAAATAAATAAGGATATAGTCTTGTCAAGTTCTGGAAATATGATTGAAATCTGGAACAAGAATTCGTATGAACAAATAATTAATAATGAGAATATTGATTTTGCTACTCTTGCCGAAGATGTGATGGGATCTAAAGATATTAAAGATGACTAA
- the rsmH gene encoding 16S rRNA (cytosine(1402)-N(4))-methyltransferase RsmH has protein sequence MTKYHESVLLNESIKGLKIKPEGIYVDVTFGGGGHSKEILKNLTTGNLIAFDQDMDSLINNIKGDNRFTMINSNFRHLKVKLQQVGLSSVDGIIADLGVSAHHFSDNGRGFSLKYDSIIDMRMDKNLKKDGRFILNKYNQPNLDRVLKEHADFNNPRPISSAIINARKLKEITTTFDLKNIFKTIINKQNENKFFARLFQAIRIEVNDELNALKELLEQSKDVLKPSGRLVVIAYHSLEDVLVKRFMKFGHFLNTQEKDFFGRSKQIFSLITKKPIVPTNSELRKNKKSRSAKLRICEKI, from the coding sequence ATGACTAAATATCATGAGTCAGTTTTATTAAATGAATCAATCAAAGGACTAAAAATTAAGCCAGAAGGCATATATGTTGATGTTACATTTGGTGGAGGTGGTCATTCTAAAGAGATATTAAAAAACTTAACTACAGGAAACTTAATAGCCTTTGATCAGGATATGGATAGTCTAATTAATAATATAAAAGGAGATAACAGGTTTACTATGATTAATTCAAATTTTCGACACTTGAAAGTTAAGTTACAGCAAGTAGGGTTGTCTTCCGTAGATGGAATTATAGCAGATTTAGGCGTATCTGCTCATCATTTTTCAGATAATGGAAGAGGTTTTTCATTGAAATATGATTCAATAATCGACATGCGAATGGATAAGAATTTAAAAAAAGATGGGAGATTTATTTTAAACAAATATAATCAACCCAATTTAGACCGAGTATTAAAGGAACATGCAGACTTTAATAATCCAAGACCTATTTCTAGTGCAATTATAAACGCACGTAAGTTAAAAGAAATTACTACAACTTTTGATTTGAAAAATATTTTTAAAACAATAATTAATAAACAAAACGAGAATAAATTTTTCGCTAGGTTGTTTCAAGCAATTAGAATTGAGGTTAATGATGAGTTAAATGCACTTAAGGAATTATTGGAGCAATCTAAGGATGTTTTAAAACCATCAGGACGTTTAGTTGTAATAGCATATCACTCATTGGAGGATGTTTTAGTAAAGAGGTTTATGAAATTTGGTCATTTTTTAAATACTCAAGAAAAAGATTTTTTCGGACGCTCTAAACAGATTTTTTCATTAATAACTAAAAAACCAATAGTTCCGACTAATTCCGAATTAAGAAAAAACAAAAAGTCTAGAAGTGCTAAACTTAGAATATGTGAAAAAATATAA